The following is a genomic window from Spirosoma foliorum.
AGAAAACGTATTGACCAGCCTCGAAGGCTACTATGATACCCGAACCAAGCTTTCTACATTTCGCCGGAATGTTCGTTTAGTAAATACCAAAGGTACGCTCACTGGCGATTCGCTGCTTTATAATTCGCTCACTCGGCTGGCCACATTTCAGGGGCCAACCCGTATCAAGAACAAAGATGGTGTTCTGACAGCCGTTGCAGGTCAATACAATACCACAACGGGCATCTCGAATTTCCAGCGCCGGGCAACTGTTGAAACCCCGAAATATCGGCTCACTGGAGATTCCCTTTATTACGACAATGTATCCGAATTAGGCATTGCCAAAGGCAAGGTAATTATGGTTGCGAAAGACCGTAAAGCCGTCATTCTGGGCGATCATGTTCGCTATAATGGAAAAGCAGGAATCTCGCGGGTTACGGGCCACGCGGTTGCTAAAAGTCTCGCGAACGAAACAACAAATGACACCCTCTATTTGCGAGCAGATACGTTATTTTCCTTCGATAATAAGGTAACCAACACCCGTCGACTGGTGGGTCAAAAAAATGTTTTTGTCTATAAATCAGACATGCAAAGTAAATGCGATTCGCTCATTTATGACATGGCCGATTCGACAATTTATTTTTATAAAAAACCCATTCTCTGGAGCCAGAATAAGTACCAGATGGAGGCCGATTCGATGACCGTTTTACTCAAAAATAATCGGATTCATACGATGTATCTGAAAGCAAAATCATTCGTCATTTCGCTCGATACGCTTAAAAATTTCAATCAGGTTAAAGGGCGTACCATTACCGCTTATTTTGCCACAAAACTGGTAAATCCTGACACTATTTCGGTGGCTTCCAATGAAGTACAGCCAAACAAAAAACGAAACGCGCAGACAAATACGATCAAAAATGCAGTAGCCTCTGCAACGAATACCCTACCCAAAGGCGTATCCACTAGAAAAAACGAATCAACAACACCCGATTCCGTTCGACTGCAGGAACAGACCACCTTGGAACGGGTTATTGTTGATGGGAATGGGCAGAGTATCTATTATGCCCTGAATGAGAAAAATAAATTAATTGGGTTGAATCACGTTGAGTGTAGTCGGATGAACATCGAATTCACCGATAATAAAGTTGGTCGAATTCGATTTTACGGTCACCCGGATTCTCAACTAATTCCCCCCAAGGAAATAACTGGTGAGACGAAAGAGTTGGATGGTTTTCGGTGGCGTGAAGCAGAAAAGCCTACCAAGGGGCAGGTTTTATGGCTCGAAACTCCACCAACTGAAAAACCAGCCGTGAAAAAACCATTAAAAAAGAAGGGCCAAAACAAACCTTTGGCTCAAAAATTGGTTCGAAAAGTTAATAATTAAGCTTTTTAACAATTTTTTAGACAATAGTGAGTTGACTT
Proteins encoded in this region:
- a CDS encoding OstA-like protein — translated: MIRLFSRILFTFIWLFFLVSSTDALAQVGGASVAAGPGDKVELFHADSLVVLNIPGQVVRKLHNNVRLRHKGVLMYCNLAIQNVTTNVIEAYGNVRLVQGDTINVRGDTMFYYGNTRQANMRGHVVMRDRKMTLTTAQLDYDMVSGIAHYPVPGRIVDKENVLTSLEGYYDTRTKLSTFRRNVRLVNTKGTLTGDSLLYNSLTRLATFQGPTRIKNKDGVLTAVAGQYNTTTGISNFQRRATVETPKYRLTGDSLYYDNVSELGIAKGKVIMVAKDRKAVILGDHVRYNGKAGISRVTGHAVAKSLANETTNDTLYLRADTLFSFDNKVTNTRRLVGQKNVFVYKSDMQSKCDSLIYDMADSTIYFYKKPILWSQNKYQMEADSMTVLLKNNRIHTMYLKAKSFVISLDTLKNFNQVKGRTITAYFATKLVNPDTISVASNEVQPNKKRNAQTNTIKNAVASATNTLPKGVSTRKNESTTPDSVRLQEQTTLERVIVDGNGQSIYYALNEKNKLIGLNHVECSRMNIEFTDNKVGRIRFYGHPDSQLIPPKEITGETKELDGFRWREAEKPTKGQVLWLETPPTEKPAVKKPLKKKGQNKPLAQKLVRKVNN